A genome region from Chiroxiphia lanceolata isolate bChiLan1 chromosome 5, bChiLan1.pri, whole genome shotgun sequence includes the following:
- the GSG1 gene encoding germ cell-specific gene 1 protein isoform X1 — protein sequence MKSCVPLETCHDFKCSQAQITPREGPTSHITVKMELLKRLPLHRTFLAVILNLLALTLSTTALLGSYWCTGTQKVPKPLCGKSKATQCIGVPMPSDADTSNVSSEDVVHYSWETGDDRFAFRYFHTGMWLSCEESMEGPEEKCRSFIELSPPAERGILWLSLGSEMLYISLLLISFILLTVEMLHTGNPVCGMKLNAFAAVSSVLSGLLGMVAHMMYTQVFQATVNLGPEDWRPHSWDYGWAFYMAWASFTCCMASAVTTLNTYTKTILEFKRNHIKGYDGSFKDQPQHHQCFLQQISSYYEPRGKAFLSVSEGVDFYTDLQQKMLQREPELELDEVLGQTIGEDRC from the exons ATGGAGCTGCTGAAGCGATTGCCATTACACCGTACTTTCCTGGCTGTCATCCTGAACCTGCTGGCTCTCACCCTCTCCACCACTGCCTTGCTTGGCAGCTACTGGTGCACCGGGACCCAGAAAGTGCCCAAACCTTTGTGTGGGAAGAGCAAAGCCACCCAGTGCATCGGTGTCCCCATGCCATCTGATGCAGATACGAGCAATGTTTCATCTGAGGATGTGGTGCACTACAGCTGGGAGACTGGAGATGACCGTTTTGCCTTCAGATACTTCCACACAGGGATGTGGCTTTCCTGTGAAGAGAGCATGGAAGGGCCAG aagaGAAATGCCGCAGCTTTATTGAGCTTTCACCACCAGCAGAGAGAG GAATCCTGTGGCTGTCGCTGGGATCAGAGATGCTGTACATCAGCTTGCTGCTCATCAGCTTCATCCTCCTGACAGTGGAAATGCTGCATACTGGCAATCCTGTCTGTGGGATGAAGCTCAATGCCTTTGCTGCTGTCTCCTCAGTGCTGTCAG GTCTCCTTGGGATGGTGGCCCACATGATGTACACTCAAGTCTTCCAGGCAACTGTTAATCTGGGACCAGAGGACTGGAGACCGCACTCATGGGACTATGGCTGGGCGTTCTA CATGGCCTGGGCCTCCTTTACCTGCTGCATGGCCTCTGCTGTCACCACTCTCAACACCTACACCAAGACAATACTGGAGTTCAAAAGGAACCACATCAAGGGCTATGATGGGAGCTTCAAGGATCAGCCTCAGCACCACCAGTGCTTCCTACAGCAAATAAGCAGCTACTATGAGCCCAGAGGCAAGGCCTTCCTTTCAGTCTCTGAGGGAGTTGACTTCTACACTgatctgcagcagaaaatgctACAGCGGGaaccagagctggagctggatgaAGTCTTGGGCCAGACAATTGGGGAGGATCGTTGTTAG
- the GSG1 gene encoding germ cell-specific gene 1 protein isoform X2 yields MELLKRLPLHRTFLAVILNLLALTLSTTALLGSYWCTGTQKVPKPLCGKSKATQCIGVPMPSDADTSNVSSEDVVHYSWETGDDRFAFRYFHTGMWLSCEESMEGPEEKCRSFIELSPPAERGILWLSLGSEMLYISLLLISFILLTVEMLHTGNPVCGMKLNAFAAVSSVLSGLLGMVAHMMYTQVFQATVNLGPEDWRPHSWDYGWAFYMAWASFTCCMASAVTTLNTYTKTILEFKRNHIKGYDGSFKDQPQHHQCFLQQISSYYEPRGKAFLSVSEGVDFYTDLQQKMLQREPELELDEVLGQTIGEDRC; encoded by the exons ATGGAGCTGCTGAAGCGATTGCCATTACACCGTACTTTCCTGGCTGTCATCCTGAACCTGCTGGCTCTCACCCTCTCCACCACTGCCTTGCTTGGCAGCTACTGGTGCACCGGGACCCAGAAAGTGCCCAAACCTTTGTGTGGGAAGAGCAAAGCCACCCAGTGCATCGGTGTCCCCATGCCATCTGATGCAGATACGAGCAATGTTTCATCTGAGGATGTGGTGCACTACAGCTGGGAGACTGGAGATGACCGTTTTGCCTTCAGATACTTCCACACAGGGATGTGGCTTTCCTGTGAAGAGAGCATGGAAGGGCCAG aagaGAAATGCCGCAGCTTTATTGAGCTTTCACCACCAGCAGAGAGAG GAATCCTGTGGCTGTCGCTGGGATCAGAGATGCTGTACATCAGCTTGCTGCTCATCAGCTTCATCCTCCTGACAGTGGAAATGCTGCATACTGGCAATCCTGTCTGTGGGATGAAGCTCAATGCCTTTGCTGCTGTCTCCTCAGTGCTGTCAG GTCTCCTTGGGATGGTGGCCCACATGATGTACACTCAAGTCTTCCAGGCAACTGTTAATCTGGGACCAGAGGACTGGAGACCGCACTCATGGGACTATGGCTGGGCGTTCTA CATGGCCTGGGCCTCCTTTACCTGCTGCATGGCCTCTGCTGTCACCACTCTCAACACCTACACCAAGACAATACTGGAGTTCAAAAGGAACCACATCAAGGGCTATGATGGGAGCTTCAAGGATCAGCCTCAGCACCACCAGTGCTTCCTACAGCAAATAAGCAGCTACTATGAGCCCAGAGGCAAGGCCTTCCTTTCAGTCTCTGAGGGAGTTGACTTCTACACTgatctgcagcagaaaatgctACAGCGGGaaccagagctggagctggatgaAGTCTTGGGCCAGACAATTGGGGAGGATCGTTGTTAG